The genomic segment TGTGATTTTAAAACGTATCCACTAATCAACACTACATTCAATTTCTATGCCAAAAGATCAGACAAGAAAAGGTATATTCTTCTTTTTATGCATCAGTTGTTGTTAATTATCTGTACGTTAATTTGATTTTGTATCTAACGTTTGGTTGTTTATTGTTTTACAGAAATTTTTAGTCCTTATGTTAATAAGGTTGAGATACATTTTTTTATGCTAATGAAATATTTTGCTCATCTTGTATCTGAGTTTATAAAGTTCtgtttaattatgtatctcattatgttttagttttatctgttgcagcatactaaacaaacataatatttttattttggatacatGTTGTACAAGTTTGTGTAGTTCATGTATCTAGTAATCTGTTTTTTGTCAATACgtgaagaaaaataagttgtAGTTTTGTTTGGATTGATTCAGCTATGTCCTATGATGCCGTTCGAAGGATTGTGTTTGGATCTTTAAAGCATCATATTGGTGGGGGCCGAGGTCGGAAAGATGAACACCCACATGTTACAGAAGcattgaagaaaagaaaagagttctTATTCGTGGAGATCTGCAATTACAATGGCTTGAAGGAAAATTGAACTGTGGGAAGAAACTTAcagtttttaaaactttttacaTCAGGGACATAGTATTTGCTTAAGCTATCTTTATTTCCattttgaagttgttttttaAATTCGAAAGTGAGAAAAAAAGACATTTCTAAAGAAACATTGTAGATCAGTTCTCCTCAAGATATATATGGCAGAAAATCATTCTTCTTTGTTAACAATCTATATAGACAAATGCTCATTTGTTCAATTGATATTGTACTATCAACTATCATAGATGGATTAAACAAAAAGTTTGATACATTTTCATAATGAAATATCTGAAAAATTTGTTAATCCTGCTAAGAAGTATTCCTAGTTGATTAGAATTTGCAAATACTGGAGAAACAGATACACTGGCATAGGAAAAGAAAGATCCCTTAAGACACTAGCATTCATAagtatattataaatttttcctctTAATCCAAGCATTAATATTTGAGATAGCAATCATATGTGTGATTCTTGATCTATATATAAATGTTCTATCATTTTCTGCAATACAGATCGGATAACTAGTTGAGTGAATGTTTCAAAATGATTCACACTAACACTTTTCTCCCTGGTTTCCGTTGTTCTTTACATaatcaaagaagaagaaattttctTGTGATTAGGATGAACCTTAAAATAACCCAAAATTTGTTTAGTGAAATGAATTTAGATTATTGAAAATACGAAAGAGCTTTTGATCTTCTAATCTGAGATACTTCAGAACTTTCAAAAAAGTATCAATAAGAAAAAGAGGAGGAAGAGGCCATTAGCTTAATCAATCCTGTTCTGAATTTCAATTACAGAATATGAAATATTTGATAGTTAGTAAAATTTACCAAAAAGAAATGAGCAAGAAAAAGGAAAGCAAACAATATGAACAAGAATTGAACTGAAAATAtaagaaattaggattttcatCACATTATCACACATGATCATATCTATAGTGTACAAATAGAAATCTTAAACACATATAAACTGAACGTCTTAGACAAGAAAGCGTAAATGATCAAAAATTCCTCAAACCCCAATTGAGAAAAGGTCCTCTAACAGAGAGGAGAAATGGGCTAATTTTTGGTAAAGAATCGGCTTCTTAGTAGGAggttttaacttgtatctcaactttaccaaaaagtagtaaatgttgggatttaagtaatattttagaagtggggggatttttagtagtttagaaacttaagttgtttatttaggtaattttttcctaaaataaaaaaaaaggtccAATTTTGGGCATATGGACATTATGTGTCCTATTGGCAATACAATTGCCATTTTATGGTCATTGGGCCATTAGATCATGTTCAGCCTTTCCAACTTGGGTCATTCGGccttttactaaaaatatttcagtttttttttctacaaattttttaactagaaaaatattttactttttttttggtgtttaaaaataataattaaatataattgtagaaaaatggtataattgttatatagaaatGCACCTGTATATGATATATGTACAGAAATTGTACAGTTctattaaatatgtatatgtataaaatatatatatatatatatataattgtatagaatgtatataaaaattatataattattgtataaaatgtataaaaaaattgtataattattatataaattgtgtatcaaaatagaatatttttttgtatagaatatgtatatgtataagatatgtatagaaactgtatagaaggtgtgtagaaactgTATAAAACAAGCCagcaaattgaaatggctagaaaataaaatttaaattccatggtcaTTTTTGTGGAATTTGTTCGATTTGAAGTGCCATTTCCGTACTTTTCCCTTAATTTTATGCCATCCTTTAGCTCCGATCCTAACCGTCACTTCACTTTTAAGCAAGTATTTAAGGCATAAATCATGCTTTTTTTTTCATTCTGTTGAATGAATATATAACAATGTAACACTtagtgtagacacgtaattttgtcccttcccaATAgcattttttacccatttttaccttatcctaccataTACCCTCACTCATgtaattacatcccacaaaaaatacaaaaaaacaacTCTCAataaaatccctaacaaacttttattctttttaacatcctaacaaccctttcaATAAAAATAAGACATCTAACCCTTATCCctctaattaaaaaataacacctcCCCCCTCTTCTTTTTTTGTCCACAAAGAGATATAACTAGAAGGAATTTTCTAGGAAATTTCCCTCAGGACACCTCACATACATGGGCCCCATAGCAAAACAAATTCACTCAACCTTACGTATACATACACAATTACCTCCAAAAAGAAATGAGGGTTTCATTTTTTGGGGGGtattgaattaaaaagaaaaagagggggctcttcttttcttcttcaggGATATATACAAATCAAAGAAGGGGTTTTTTTTGGGGATTCACCATATTCATcccttctttctcttctcttagAATACACGCACTCACGCATAGCCACCGGAAATACACACAGTAAAGAGATTGAGAGGGAGATCGTGAGGTAGAGAAGAGAAATAGAGAGATAGATGGCAGCAGAATGACGTGAGGGACAGAGATCGAGGGTGACCGGAGATTGAAAATGGTGAAGAGTGGAGAGAAAGACGCAACAAAGAGAGAGACTGAGCTGAAATCGAGTAAAAAGTGTGAAAATGTAGAACGGAGATACCTCAGCTGACTGGTTCGAGTTTTCCGGCAAACGGTTCATCGAAATCCATCGTCTCTCTTCAAAAACGACCCATTGGAAAACAACCGCTTCCTCCATTAATTCTGGTGAAAACCACAACCGAATTCGGCTACTCTAAAAAGGGGCAAATCAGTTTTGATTCGGGTTTTGTTGATTCCCTGTTCTCAACGATTTCTTGTTTGGTTCAGATTTCTAGAGTTTCACGTTCGGTTTTAGGTTTCCATTGAAATTCTTGTTCCGAATATTCTACTGCTTCTTACTGGTTTGGAATTCGAATCCGTTCGGGTTGTAGGTGCTCAATTTCGAGTTGGTTCAGACGTTGTTGAGGTTTTTATCGTCAGAGAGTTCGGGTTTCAGCTTCATTCATTCGTTATTTTCAATCATAATCCGAATCTCTTGAGGTTGGATTTCTATACACGAATTTGGTTTTCATTCGAGGTTCCGTGTTCAAAGTCGCTCCTTTCGTCTATTGTTGATGTTGATATCATTATAATTGCAAAACATcatttgaggtccatttcttcaactctgttcttcttttgtttttattttaatgtgGTGTGTTGATGTTAATTACGTGAATTGTATGAGTTTGATGATATAATTCAGATTATGTGTTTGAGCTTCTATAATTGTCGTGACTTGATCGGTTGGTTCTCTATTGAAATCAGTTAATCATGTGGTTGTAAATGAATTTGGGGTGGGATTGAGATTAAAAGTTGATAAAGTgaatattgttgttttgattcatcgatATTGTTAATTGTGATAGTTTCATGTTTAGGCCGACAATTAATAGGCAAACGTAGGTTGGGTAAGCAAATTTAGAACTTGGTTGTTTCGTTGAAtgtggaatgtgcgtgtgaatatttctttctagtttatcgtatttaattcaaatgtattcatttagttggggaatgccccgagacacattgtatttattcatcgagGAATGCCCCGACGGATCATGTAAGCAAAGAAGGTTCGTGATCAatgcccgaggcatcgggtaaagcacgagagcgtagttaggattagtgtaggttagataagatttatttttgcatttttatttattttgggttgtataattgaactgaacactaaattttggatttgttttgttttgtgtttgattgattgttttatgtgtttttgtgtggtttatatatttgtaatgtcaaattagtcgatatgctccaccaagcgaccgtggtcgaaccacgggatcgaggggtgcctaacaccttcccctcggtcaatagaattccgtagccggaatctctgttcgcggatcagtttaaaagagtcaaaaaccattttggaaaggatttccaaaggtaacttggcacaccaaattatgccaagtggcgactctgagttttgaatataaaaagtccttttcgaaactaattttcatcttttatcactttaataataaaaaccctttcgaacttaaaaattaatctttttgaatgttgaaaaagGGCTGTGACACTTAGAAAATAGAGAAATGTACTTAGGAATATTATACAAGCTTATACATTATATTTGGGGGgaaatcattatatatatataatgtatcaaCCTTGTATAATAGTGTAtaaaatgtatttatatataaatatgagtTAAATGGGTGTGTTTATACACAAAGTATGAGCTATGTGGCATAAATATTAAAGATAGACATAACAcgtactttttcttttttttttgtatggaaAGTGGGGAAGGGAATTAAAAGTAGGGAAATGATGAACGCTCACCGACAAGTTGAAAGTTGAGTAATCAACTATTATGTTCTAAAATTTCATCCAGTTGACAGCTCTCAAGCAAATGAGAATTTCTAACTAGGAATCttgtttataaaattatttaaaacataattaagatTAGTCTTCAAATTTTCAAACAATTAACTTGGTGGGAACTTACTTTTTATGTGATTTACCTATATACAACCCTACACATCAacctattttcctttttattctacTATTCTTTAATTATGGCCATCTTTTCGTGCTCTTGACTATAGGTACATTTTCTTCTTGCACCTTACAATAAGTTACGTATATAAGTACTCTCCAAATCCCTTTCGTATTACTTTCCAGTCAATCTTCTTTTCAATTAGTTTATATAAAAAACTAAACCATAGTAACAAAATATTATTATCACTCTCTTTTGATCGAATTGCATTCGCGCAATATATAAGGATGCAAAAGTCTAGCGGAACAGCTGCATGCGCATCGTGCAAGCATCAAAGGAAGAAGTGCACGGACAGGTGTGTACTAGCTCCTTATTTCCCTGCGGAGAAAACTCGCGAATTCAAGGCGGTACATAAGGTATTCGGGGTCAGTAACATCACAAAAATCGTGAAAAATCTAAGAGAAGATGACCGGAGAAGGGCAGTTGAATCGCTCATATGGGAAGCGTTCTGCAGACAAAAAGACCCGGTTTTAGGCCCTTACGGAGAGTACAAAAGGGTTCATGAAGAACTCAAATTGTACAAAACCCAATACCAACAAATTTTACATCAGGGGAGTAATAATAACAATACTGATAATAACGGAATGATGTATGAAGCAACAACACAAGGGTTGATTAATGGATGGAATATTAATACTAACAGGaatgataattatataaatcatgaGAATTCAATTGTGGAATCTTGGTCATCTTATAACAATAAGATTATTAATCCTTTACATCATCATGTCcagaatattgaaaaattaagaaCAGAAAATAGTAATGGCTCAATAGTTGTTGTGCCTCAACAACAAGCCTATAATGAATTCAACCAGCAATATTTTCTGGCAGGTAGATATTCCTAGCACCCTAACGCTTAATTAATATAtactctttttgaaaaaaaatttaattaacttATGCAGACCTATTGTTTTAAAGCTTTTTATAATATCAGTATAACTTTTTCTCGTAGTTGTAGGTCATTTACCAGGTTTTCTAGGTTTAAGAAAAATCATGTTTGATATTTCTTCAGTCACATTTTATTTGAAAGTTTTACTGTTAGAGTAGTCAAACAACTgttttttcaattataattttcatCGTAGTTTtgtttagaaaaaaagaaatacacTTTTGAATCATTAGTTATGTTGACTTGTATTATATTTAATaatggttttcaaatatataaattttactttaaataatttgaagaatctGTATAAGAATTCATAGTCAAAATTAAGTGCTTTGATCATGGTACTTCAAGTCCATTCACATGAATTGAAATGTAAGGAGTGTAAAATTTACAAGTAATTGACTTTCACTTTCTAATTTCATTTGCGAAaggaaaaaagttttaaaaaagttTGTGATATTAAATATGTCATGACACATATATATGTTATAATTAAGGGTAAACCTAAATGTTTGCTTTTATTTGGTATTTTACAGGTCAATTTAATCCAATTAATTCCAAGCCAAGGGAAAGCATGTTGTGGGAAGACAACTCCTGGAAATCCTGAATTTTTTTaccatttattttgtttttgtttttagtcATATTTATCCTGTTTTGTTGTTTGCTCTAGCCATTTGGTGTGTGCATATCTGTATATTGCACAATATCACATGTTCTACGTCTCTTCAGTAAGAAGTTAAATGTTATTTTATGAAACATTTTACAGTACTGTTTTGGTGGTTGTTACATATTATTttacaatatatcatattttatacatattgcCTTTTGATAAAtataatgtattattttttattacattataTGATGTTACACTTCGGTGGTTTGAGAATGAACCTACAAGAAAAGTAGGGTTTTGCGATAGAGCTATTAAAAAAAGtaaggtaaaaaataaattggAAAAGGTTTAAAAATACCTCTGAATTATCTGAAATAGTTCAAAAATGTCCCTCGTTAaatttttggttcaaaaatacctcttcgttaaatatttggctcaaaatatCCCTAACTCTAACAGAATtcggaaaaggctcaaaaatacccctcccttaatgaaattccaccaagcatgccacctagataaaaaccACGTGACTAtaccacattaccatccacatgtaaaatgctagtattttttaattatatgacattcctttcttctttatttttatttttatttttatttttttgcaaagcagTGAAACGGAAAAACAAAAAACCAATCTTTTGCTAATTACTTCgttttaaaagttctagatttcacctttttattagtgttttaaaagttctaaatttcattTTGTTATTGTCGTTTGGGATGAGGGAtagcttgatcttgatctgatgttgactcggaggaggagctagaattttaacttttaaactaacaaatgttgatgtactaataattgagttgaatttactacatgcaaattctttttcaaaataaatgaattccttttaacacttgtttaatcattcgaaatgaattcatttttctaaattcagttttgatgaataatcttattatttttagaataagtttgaaaagaagtaaaatgatacttaatattgataaattattatttaattatgtcattcattaactttttgaagatgtgtgccacattcaaaaattcattaattttagattaagaggaggtatttattaaatcattttaacataaGCATTTTGAGTAAAAGATAGCAAAGTCAAACACATCTTTGAGCaactaatttgaagtttagtttgaaatttgttacttttgcgagtaaattttaattttaacttttatactaacctaataattaatgggtttatcagtttaataagactcttttgttgggtttcacacttttaaacctATTAACAGGAAAAACTTGCTTTTTAGATGATCAAAAGAATTTGATAATAGCGATgttacatttaataaatttttttaaaaaaactattatgtaac from the Capsicum annuum cultivar UCD-10X-F1 chromosome 9, UCD10Xv1.1, whole genome shotgun sequence genome contains:
- the LOC107841926 gene encoding LOB domain-containing protein 2 → MQKSSGTAACASCKHQRKKCTDRCVLAPYFPAEKTREFKAVHKVFGVSNITKIVKNLREDDRRRAVESLIWEAFCRQKDPVLGPYGEYKRVHEELKLYKTQYQQILHQGSNNNNTDNNGMMYEATTQGLINGWNINTNRNDNYINHENSIVESWSSYNNKIINPLHHHVQNIEKLRTENSNGSIVVVPQQQAYNEFNQQYFLAGQFNPINSKPRESMLWEDNSWKS